Below is a window of Tissierellales bacterium DNA.
TTTTCATATTAATCATCCTCTAATTGCCTTTTTAACTCAACTTTTAAATTTTTTAATGCTTTTGCTCTATGACTAATATTATTTTTTATATCTTCGCCTAGTTCAGCAAAAGTTTTTCCATATCCATCTACTATAAATAAAGGATCATATCCAAAACCTTCACTACCTTTAGGCTCAAAGCCTATTTTTCCTTCACATCTTCCAGTTACCGTTTTAATTTCCTTATTTTCTGTAATTATTGCTATAACTGTTTCGAAATGAGCAGTCCTCTTTTCTAATGATACTCCATCTAATTCCCTTAACAATTTTTCATTGTTTTTCTTATAGGATCCATCTTCTCCACTATATCTAGATGAATAAACTCCTGGTCTACCATCTAAATAATCTACGAATAAACCAGTATCATCTGCTACTATTATACCTTCTACTTCTTTTGATATACCCATGGCCTTTTTTATTGCATTTTCTTTTAAAGTTGTGCCATCTTCTTTGACTTTAATATCTTGTATCCCCAACTCTTTCTTTGATAATACCTTTATAGGTAAATCTTTTAATATATTCTTTATTTCATTAATTTTATTAATATTATCCGTTGAAAGGACTAAT
It encodes the following:
- a CDS encoding XTP/dITP diphosphatase, whose amino-acid sequence is MKVNIKFMEEKLLVLSTDNINKINEIKNILKDLPIKVLSKKELGIQDIKVKEDGTTLKENAIKKAMGISKEVEGIIVADDTGLFVDYLDGRPGVYSSRYSGEDGSYKKNNEKLLRELDGVSLEKRTAHFETVIAIITENKEIKTVTGRCEGKIGFEPKGSEGFGYDPLFIVDGYGKTFAELGEDIKNNISHRAKALKNLKVELKRQLEDD